In Pseudomonas sp. ADAK2, the genomic window CCGACCAGGAACATCCGCCCGTACTGCATCGGTTCCACGACAAAGCTGCGCAGCGGCGCGATACTTTTCTCGATGGACGGCCCGGTGACCAGTTTGTCCGCCAAGGCCTGCGGCAGACGGGATTTGAGTTCGTCCCAGAAGCGTTGATCGGACCAGTCCTCGACATGCTCCTCGGCCGGCACTTGCAGGTAGTAACGGGTGCGGGTCGCCGAACGCATGCTGCATAACGCGAACCCGCGTTCGTGGCGGGCGTAGACCAGTTCTTCGTGGACCGGCGGGGTGTCAGCCAGAATCCCCAGCCAGCCGAATGGGTAGACCCGCTCGAAGACCTTCAGGCAATCCGTGGGAATCGACTGCCGCGCTACGCCGTGAAAGCCGTCGCAGCCGGCGATGTAGTCGCAATCGAGGCGCCAGGTCTCGCCATCCTTTTCGAAAGTGACAAAGGTTTCATCGGTTTTCATCCCGTGAGGAACGACATTGCTCACTTGATAAATCGTCTGTGCCCCGGCGTCCCGACGGGCGGCCATGAGGTCGCGGGTGACTTCGGTCTGGCCATAGATCATCACGGTTTTGCCGCCGGTCAGGGCCTGTAGATCGATGTGTACCTGGCGGCCATCGAGGGCCAGGTCGAAGCCGCCATGGACCAGCCCTTCGGCGTCCATGCGCTGACCCACGCCGGCCTGGC contains:
- the pobA gene encoding 4-hydroxybenzoate 3-monooxygenase codes for the protein MKTLKTQIAIIGAGPSGLLLGQLLHNAGIDTLILERQTPEYVLGRIRAGVLEQGMVELLRQAGVGQRMDAEGLVHGGFDLALDGRQVHIDLQALTGGKTVMIYGQTEVTRDLMAARRDAGAQTIYQVSNVVPHGMKTDETFVTFEKDGETWRLDCDYIAGCDGFHGVARQSIPTDCLKVFERVYPFGWLGILADTPPVHEELVYARHERGFALCSMRSATRTRYYLQVPAEEHVEDWSDQRFWDELKSRLPQALADKLVTGPSIEKSIAPLRSFVVEPMQYGRMFLVGDAAHIVPPTGAKGLNLAASDVSTLFNILLKVYRDGRVDLLEKYSEICLRRVWKAERFSWWMTSMLHRFDEHDAFSQRISASELDYFVNSEAGRKTIAENYVGLPYEAIE